TGGCCGGCCGCGGATTCTTTTCCAACCGAGCTGTAAGGAGTGACAGTCGTGCAGATCACGAGCCAGATGATCAAAGAGCTCCGCGACAAGACCAACGCGGGGATGATGGATTGCAAGAAGGCCCTGGCGGAAACCGGCGGGGACATGGAGAAGGCGGTGGATGTCCTGCGCAAGAAGGGTCTGGCCGTAGCCCTCAAGCGGGCCGACCGGGCCACCAGCGAGGGCATGGTGGACAGCTACATCCACGCCGGCGGCAAGCTGGGAGTGCTGGTGGAGGTCAACTGCGAGACCGATTTCGTGGCCAAGACCGACGCCTTCCGGGGGTTCGCCCGGGACATCGCCATGCAGGTGGCCGCCACCAGCCCGGTGGCCGTACGGCGGGAGGAGGTGGCGCCGGAGCTGCTGGAGCGGGAGCGGGCCATCTACCGCAGCCAGGCCCTGGAGTCCGGCAAGCCCGAGAAGATCGTCGACAAGATCATCGAGGGCAAGATGGACAAGTTCTACGCCGAGTCCTGCCTTCTGGAGCAGAAGTTCGTCAAGAACCCGGACATCACCATCCAGGACCTCTTGAACGACCTCATCGCCAAGATGGGGGAGAACATCGCCGTCCGCCGCTTCGTGCGCTTCCAGATCGGCGCCTGAGCGGAAACGTCCGCAGGCCCCCGCCCTCCCATGCGACCCATGGGAGCCGGCGGCACCGATGCAACCGGGTCCAGGCGGCATCACGCTGCCGCTTTCTGTCCCCCATCCAGCCAACCGCGAGGTGGTCATGACCGGCAAGCCGCTCAAACGGGTTCTCCTCAAGCTCAGTGGCGAAGCCCTCATGGGGGAGGCCGCCTTTGGCATCAGCAGCCAGGTGCTCCGGTACGTCGCCCAGGAGGTGCGGGAGGTGGCCGGGGTCGGGGTGCAGATCGGGCTGGTGATCGGTGCCGGCAACATCTTCCGCGGGGTGTCCGGGGCTGCGGGCGGCATGGACCGGGCCACCGCTGACAGCATGGGCATGCTGGCCACGGTCATCAACGCCCTGGCCATCAAAGACGCCCTGGACGCCGCCGGCTGCCCCACCCGGATCATGTCTGCCATCGCCATGACCAATGTCTGCGAGCCCTTCGTCCGGGTGCGGGCTTTAAGGCATCTGGACCGGGGGCGGGTGGTGATCTTCGCCGCCGGCACCGGCAACCCCTTCTTCACCACCGATACGGCCGCGGTGCTGCGGGCCCTGGAGATCCAGGCCGAGGCCGTCTTCAAGGCGACCCGGGTGGACGGGGTCTACGACCAGGACCCCCTCAAGCACCCCGGTGCCCAGCGCTTTGACGCCTTGTCCTACGCCGAGGTCCTGGGTCGCAATCTCAAGGTCATGGACGCGGCGGCCATTTCGCTGGCCAAGGACAACGGCATCCCGATCCGGGTCTTCAACATGAACGTTCCTGGCAACATCAAGAGGGCTGTCCTGGGTGAAGCCATCGGCACCCTGGTAGGAGGTGACAGATGACCACGAGCACGGTGTGTGCGGCCATGAAGGACAAGATGGACAAGAGCATGGAGGCCTTCCGCCGGGATCTGTCCAGGATCCGCACCGGCCGCGCTTCCCTGGCCCTGCTGGACGGCATCTCCGTGGTGGCCTACGGCTCCAATATGCCCCTCAACCAGGTGGCCTCCCTGACCGTGCCCGAGAGCCGCACCATTGTCATCCAGCCCTGGGACGTCCAGGTTCTGGGGGCGATCGAGAAGGCGATTCTGAAGTCCGACCTGGGGCTCACCCCCAGCAGCGACGGCAAGGTGGTGCGGATCACCATCCCGCAGCTCACCGAGGAGCGGCGCCGGGAGCTGGTCAAGCAGGTGAAGAAGATCGCCGAGGACTACCGGGTGATCGTCCGCAACCTGCGGCGGGATTCCATCGAGGCCCTGAAGAAGCAGAAGAAGAACAAGGAGATCTCCGAGGACGACCTCTTCCGACTCCAGGAGGAGGCCCAGAAGATCACCGACGCCCACATCGCTGCCATCGACAGCATCTTCGCGGACAAGGAAAAGGAGGTGATGGCGGTCTAGGCTGCATCAGCCTGGGATCGCCACCCTGCCCATGCCGGATCAGCCCCGGCTCGACACGCCCTTGGTCCCGGCCCATGTGGCCATCATCATGGACGGCAACGGCCGCTGGGCCCGCCAGCGCGGCCTGCCCCGCTTGGCCGGCCACAGCCGCGGCATGGCCGCGGTCCGTACCGTGGTCCGGGCCGCCGACGAGCTGGGCGTGCGCGTCCTCACCCTCTACGCCTTCTCCACCGAGAACTGGAAGCGTCCGGCCCTGGAGGTGCGGGGCCTCATGGCCCTGCTCAAGGCGTATCTGCGCAAAGAGCTGGCCGAGCTGCACCGGAACCGGGTCCGGCTGCGCACCATCGGCGAGACGGCCAACCTGCCGGCCGATGTGCGCGCCGAGCTGGAGCGGGCCATGGCCGTGACCGCGCACAACCCGGGTCTGGTTCTCAACCTGGCCTTGAGCTACGGCGGCCGCAACGAGATCGTGCGGGCGGCCCGCAAGCTGGCGGCCCGCTGTCTGGCCGGCGAGCTGACGCCGGAGGCCATCGACGAGGCGAGCCTGGCGGCCGCGCTCGACACCGCCGGCCTGCCGGACCCGGATCTTCTGATCCGTACCGGCGGCGAGTGGCGGCTGTCCAACTTTCTTCTTTGGCAGGCCTCCTATGCCGAGATCCTGGTCACCGATCTGGCGTGGCCGGACTTCGGGCGCGAGCAGCTCCTGGCCGCGGTGCAGCATTACGCGGCCCGGGAGCGGCGCTTCGGTCGCACCAGCGAGCAGCTGCTGCCGGCGGCGGGCCGCGGGGAGACGGCTGCGGCCGGCTGAGCCGGCGCAGCGCTCACCATGGATCGGAAACGGGTGGCTACCGGTCTGGCCCTGGCGGCTGGCTGGGTGGGCCTGTTGTGCCTGGGCCCGCGCTGGCTGCAGCTGGCGGTGCTCCTGGCC
This region of Thermodesulfobacteriota bacterium genomic DNA includes:
- the frr gene encoding ribosome recycling factor — protein: MTTSTVCAAMKDKMDKSMEAFRRDLSRIRTGRASLALLDGISVVAYGSNMPLNQVASLTVPESRTIVIQPWDVQVLGAIEKAILKSDLGLTPSSDGKVVRITIPQLTEERRRELVKQVKKIAEDYRVIVRNLRRDSIEALKKQKKNKEISEDDLFRLQEEAQKITDAHIAAIDSIFADKEKEVMAV
- the tsf gene encoding translation elongation factor Ts, giving the protein MQITSQMIKELRDKTNAGMMDCKKALAETGGDMEKAVDVLRKKGLAVALKRADRATSEGMVDSYIHAGGKLGVLVEVNCETDFVAKTDAFRGFARDIAMQVAATSPVAVRREEVAPELLERERAIYRSQALESGKPEKIVDKIIEGKMDKFYAESCLLEQKFVKNPDITIQDLLNDLIAKMGENIAVRRFVRFQIGA
- a CDS encoding isoprenyl transferase, with amino-acid sequence MPDQPRLDTPLVPAHVAIIMDGNGRWARQRGLPRLAGHSRGMAAVRTVVRAADELGVRVLTLYAFSTENWKRPALEVRGLMALLKAYLRKELAELHRNRVRLRTIGETANLPADVRAELERAMAVTAHNPGLVLNLALSYGGRNEIVRAARKLAARCLAGELTPEAIDEASLAAALDTAGLPDPDLLIRTGGEWRLSNFLLWQASYAEILVTDLAWPDFGREQLLAAVQHYAARERRFGRTSEQLLPAAGRGETAAAG
- the pyrH gene encoding UMP kinase, giving the protein MTGKPLKRVLLKLSGEALMGEAAFGISSQVLRYVAQEVREVAGVGVQIGLVIGAGNIFRGVSGAAGGMDRATADSMGMLATVINALAIKDALDAAGCPTRIMSAIAMTNVCEPFVRVRALRHLDRGRVVIFAAGTGNPFFTTDTAAVLRALEIQAEAVFKATRVDGVYDQDPLKHPGAQRFDALSYAEVLGRNLKVMDAAAISLAKDNGIPIRVFNMNVPGNIKRAVLGEAIGTLVGGDR